The following proteins come from a genomic window of Leptospira bandrabouensis:
- a CDS encoding GNAT family N-acetyltransferase, with product MDCLTFRVLLPNEFEMFHLIADWYFDEWKIPIEKTLLKLGSITSDDSQFQVIVMQGDVAVATGGIYHHVGLLEKEPRFKEHKHWLGLVYTIPDFRHQGIGAELCQYIEGVAEVRGIREVYLFSDTAVPLYNRLGWSEVETVVYGQRSVTVMKKEL from the coding sequence ATGGACTGTTTGACCTTCCGAGTTTTATTGCCGAATGAATTTGAAATGTTTCACCTGATTGCTGATTGGTATTTTGATGAATGGAAAATCCCTATCGAAAAAACATTGTTAAAACTGGGATCAATCACTTCGGACGATTCTCAGTTCCAAGTCATTGTTATGCAGGGTGATGTGGCAGTGGCAACTGGCGGTATATATCATCATGTTGGCCTTTTAGAAAAGGAACCACGATTTAAAGAACACAAACACTGGTTAGGTTTGGTATATACAATACCAGATTTCCGGCATCAAGGTATAGGTGCAGAGCTTTGTCAGTATATTGAAGGAGTCGCTGAGGTTCGGGGCATTCGGGAAGTTTATTTGTTTTCTGATACGGCTGTTCCCTTATACAACCGTCTTGGTTGGAGTGAGGTTGAAACTGTTGTCTATGGCCAGAGAAGTGTGACGGTAATGAAGAAAGAATTGTGA
- a CDS encoding DUF2075 domain-containing protein — MLVYKSNLSGFLKDVDSNQIDNIIKDTYLARVGNRVSSAEIRSWKNSLEAMSRIVGMRGTKIPESAGVAIEYHIPATSKRVDFLLSGFNQNKKPTISIIELKQWETATKTTLDGLVETFLGGAIRKTSHPSYQAWSYATLLANFNEHVYQNQITLRPCAYLHNYRKNTEDIKNKCYDNYIDLAPIFLEKDASLFRSYLESLFVEGDEGATIEKIEESPIRPSKPLANSILSMLEGNSEFIMIDEQKIVYEEVINFVKNQTGDDRSVFIIEGGPGTGKSVVAINLLAKITGEELNVRYVSKNSAPREVYSSKLRRGGKSGSAVKLLFSGSGNFVDSRPMEYDALVVDEAHRLNLMSGLYRNLGENQIKEIIHSAKTSIFFLDEDQRVTLFDYGSKEEIEKSAKLYNANIYYGKLESQFRCSGSNGYLAWIDDVLEIRKTANHDLSDSSYDFRVYNDPNELSQILYEKNKERNSARLVAGYCWDWKSKKELNAMDIEIPEFQFAKQWNLASDGSLWMIQPESFEQIGCIHTCQGLELDYIGVIIGKDLTYRNGQIQTDYNARSKMDQSIKGSKKLMSENPDEGKIILDRIIKNTYRTLMTRGMKGCYVYCIDSGLSSYLKYRVGNI; from the coding sequence ATGTTAGTTTACAAATCGAATTTAAGTGGATTTTTGAAGGATGTCGATTCTAACCAAATTGATAATATTATAAAAGATACATATTTGGCTCGCGTCGGAAACCGGGTATCATCTGCAGAAATTCGATCTTGGAAAAATTCTCTTGAGGCTATGAGCCGAATTGTTGGAATGCGGGGTACGAAAATTCCCGAGTCTGCAGGTGTTGCGATTGAATACCATATTCCAGCAACTTCCAAACGAGTGGATTTTTTGTTATCTGGGTTTAATCAAAATAAGAAACCTACTATATCCATAATTGAACTGAAGCAATGGGAAACTGCAACAAAGACAACACTTGATGGACTTGTGGAAACTTTCCTTGGAGGAGCGATCCGTAAAACAAGCCATCCTTCCTATCAAGCTTGGAGTTATGCAACACTTCTTGCAAACTTTAATGAACATGTTTATCAAAATCAGATTACTTTAAGACCTTGCGCATACTTGCACAACTATCGTAAAAATACTGAAGATATCAAAAATAAATGTTATGACAATTATATCGATCTAGCCCCAATTTTCTTAGAAAAAGATGCCTCATTATTTCGAAGTTATCTTGAATCTTTATTTGTTGAGGGGGATGAAGGTGCGACAATTGAAAAAATTGAAGAATCGCCTATACGCCCATCAAAACCGCTAGCAAATTCTATCCTTTCTATGCTGGAAGGTAATTCAGAATTCATAATGATAGATGAACAGAAAATAGTTTATGAAGAAGTTATAAATTTTGTTAAAAATCAAACAGGAGATGATAGAAGTGTTTTTATCATAGAGGGAGGACCTGGAACTGGTAAGTCAGTTGTTGCAATAAATCTTCTTGCAAAGATAACAGGCGAGGAACTAAACGTGCGTTATGTTTCTAAAAATTCTGCTCCCAGAGAAGTATATTCATCAAAACTTCGACGGGGAGGCAAATCTGGGTCTGCAGTGAAATTGTTATTCTCTGGTTCTGGAAATTTTGTAGATTCCAGACCGATGGAGTATGATGCTTTGGTGGTTGATGAGGCGCACAGACTTAATCTAATGAGCGGGTTATATAGAAATTTGGGAGAGAACCAAATAAAAGAAATCATTCATTCAGCGAAAACCTCAATATTTTTCTTAGATGAAGACCAAAGAGTAACTTTATTCGATTATGGGTCTAAAGAAGAAATTGAAAAAAGTGCCAAACTCTATAACGCTAATATATACTATGGAAAATTAGAATCTCAATTTCGATGTAGTGGTTCGAATGGATATCTGGCATGGATAGATGATGTGCTGGAAATCCGGAAAACTGCGAACCATGACCTTTCTGATTCTTCTTATGATTTTCGAGTCTATAACGATCCCAACGAGCTTTCCCAAATTTTGTATGAAAAAAACAAAGAGCGAAATTCTGCACGTTTGGTGGCGGGATATTGTTGGGATTGGAAAAGTAAAAAAGAACTGAATGCGATGGACATCGAGATTCCGGAATTTCAATTTGCAAAGCAATGGAATTTAGCTTCTGATGGAAGTCTATGGATGATCCAACCTGAATCTTTTGAACAAATAGGATGCATTCACACGTGCCAAGGATTGGAACTTGACTACATTGGGGTAATCATCGGGAAAGATTTAACTTACCGTAATGGGCAAATTCAAACTGATTATAATGCGAGATCGAAAATGGATCAATCGATCAAAGGATCAAAAAAGCTTATGTCAGAGAATCCTGATGAAGGAAAAATAATTCTAGATCGAATCATCAAAAATACTTATAGAACTTTAATGACTCGAGGGATGAAAGGTTGTTATGTGTATTGCATAGATTCTGGTTTGAGTAGTTATTTGAAATATAGAGTCGGTAACATTTAA
- a CDS encoding siderophore-interacting protein: MSEPNSFFKGIIKSVFSVFLTQTKISKIERLTKDFVLIELTGRKLKESKWIPGGKVQVDVGNLTYRTFTPIHVDKVEGKLSFICYQHHNGPASKWINDLKVGDPCEVFGPRDSLDFSNLEGDAILFGDETSFGIAKVLQDKVEKESHIFFELTSADAAKKALDPLGVTGQRMIERSPDGSHLPKLSQEIVDRISQTPDAKVFLTGRASSIQQVRNYLKNSGIPTNKLKVRVYWADGKVGLD; encoded by the coding sequence ATGTCCGAACCAAATTCCTTTTTTAAAGGTATCATAAAATCGGTCTTCAGTGTCTTTTTAACTCAGACCAAAATTTCAAAAATAGAACGACTAACGAAAGATTTCGTTCTCATCGAATTGACCGGAAGAAAATTAAAAGAATCAAAATGGATACCCGGAGGTAAAGTGCAAGTCGATGTGGGCAATCTAACCTACCGCACTTTCACTCCCATTCATGTTGATAAAGTAGAAGGCAAACTTTCCTTTATTTGTTATCAACATCATAATGGTCCAGCTTCCAAATGGATCAATGACTTAAAAGTAGGTGACCCTTGTGAAGTCTTCGGCCCTCGTGATTCTTTGGATTTTTCGAATCTTGAAGGAGACGCCATCCTTTTCGGCGATGAGACTTCTTTTGGTATCGCGAAGGTTCTACAAGACAAAGTGGAAAAGGAATCTCACATATTCTTCGAATTGACTTCGGCAGATGCGGCAAAAAAAGCACTCGATCCATTGGGAGTTACGGGACAGAGAATGATCGAAAGATCCCCTGATGGATCACATCTACCAAAACTTTCGCAAGAGATTGTGGATCGCATTTCACAGACACCTGATGCTAAAGTTTTTTTAACCGGCAGGGCAAGTTCCATCCAACAAGTTAGAAACTATTTGAAAAATTCAGGGATCCCCACTAACAAACTTAAAGTTCGTGTCTACTGGGCTGATGGGAAGGTTGGTTTGGACTAG
- a CDS encoding ATP-binding protein, whose translation MVISLSFFKKKFVLPLLVVSISFSFCKVATSPLPDINSGFMDLSAWEPKQTVINLKGDWEFCWDELIPPESDESVWKKKCHGYFPVPSFWKFYKINGKNLPIFGKGTYRLKLKLPKREINYGLFWTEIMSAFEIFVNARSVAKVGQTGESFETMKPDLKPGTSYLGNLSDEVTIVVWVSNFNHENHGFWEPLYFGEWKSIQRQHLNLVIRDIASSSAIIIIGLYHLIIFLSRLRSKEYLMFGFFCMIMGIRQLNFETHTFYYLFPNLDFDSYIRLLFGVIYMIGVSLVTLYDLLFPKEIPKIISKVLRLVFFSFLLTLFLPVSIFTHYALYLFGLAMIAIILYVPLFIRAYFRKREGAGLMLIAYSITAVTLLNDILFNFGLIHTGYLSHLGVLLFIFIQAILLSKKITKALQEEEKLVQKLGETLEEKNRTHTELLNLKEYQKYELELQVKLRTEEYEIAKQLAETANKAKSQFLATMSHEIRTPMNGILGITELLKMTNVSEDQTQYLKMIQDSGQSLLTILNDILDYSKLEAGKIELLESDFSWKILLELAEGIFKHQAEQKQLRFEVSFDPDFIFLAHGDENRIKQVLFNLISNAVKFTESGEIKILLSSKKEEVGNRIQYKVSITDTGIGIPEEKMGSLFQRFTQLDSSISRKYGGTGLGLAISKKLMDVMGGELKVKRNFPNGSCFEIELKLLPNQMSRVIRSEDSVDLSRLPSNTNVLIAEDDPTNLFLLSSFLKKLKVRHDVAKDGWEAVTKAQTNEFHLIFMDINMPNLDGIGASEEILKDERIFPKPIIIAVTADAFQDDQDKCIRAGMSSFLPKPFQKREIEQALYEWLIERKTGI comes from the coding sequence ATGGTAATTTCGCTTTCTTTTTTTAAAAAAAAATTTGTTTTACCTCTACTTGTAGTTTCTATATCTTTTTCTTTTTGTAAAGTCGCAACCTCTCCCCTCCCCGATATAAATTCCGGATTTATGGATCTTTCTGCATGGGAACCGAAACAAACGGTGATAAATTTGAAAGGAGATTGGGAGTTTTGTTGGGATGAATTGATTCCTCCCGAATCGGATGAGTCCGTATGGAAAAAAAAATGCCATGGTTATTTTCCGGTTCCATCTTTTTGGAAATTCTACAAAATAAACGGAAAAAACCTACCGATTTTCGGGAAAGGAACCTACAGACTCAAACTCAAACTTCCAAAACGGGAAATAAACTACGGATTGTTTTGGACTGAAATCATGTCCGCTTTCGAAATTTTCGTTAACGCCCGTTCTGTGGCAAAAGTAGGACAAACTGGAGAAAGTTTTGAAACAATGAAGCCTGACTTGAAACCAGGCACGTCCTATCTGGGTAATCTTTCCGATGAAGTGACAATCGTCGTTTGGGTATCCAACTTCAACCATGAAAATCACGGATTTTGGGAACCTCTTTATTTCGGAGAATGGAAATCCATACAAAGACAGCACCTAAATCTTGTTATACGAGATATTGCAAGTTCTTCTGCAATCATCATCATCGGCTTATACCATCTGATTATCTTTCTGTCAAGATTGCGTTCCAAAGAATATCTGATGTTCGGTTTTTTCTGTATGATTATGGGAATTCGCCAATTGAATTTTGAAACGCATACGTTTTATTATCTATTTCCCAATCTGGATTTTGATTCATATATCCGGCTACTGTTCGGAGTGATTTATATGATCGGGGTTTCCTTGGTAACACTCTACGATCTTCTATTTCCGAAGGAAATCCCCAAAATAATCTCAAAAGTTCTCAGGTTGGTTTTCTTTAGTTTTTTACTAACTTTGTTTTTGCCAGTTTCCATTTTCACACATTACGCATTGTATCTCTTCGGTCTTGCAATGATTGCAATCATATTGTATGTACCATTGTTTATCAGAGCATATTTTAGAAAAAGGGAAGGTGCGGGACTTATGCTCATTGCCTACTCCATTACAGCGGTGACACTACTGAATGATATATTATTCAATTTCGGATTGATTCATACAGGTTATCTCTCCCATTTAGGGGTTTTGTTATTTATCTTCATCCAAGCGATTCTATTATCAAAAAAAATCACAAAGGCATTGCAAGAGGAAGAAAAATTAGTTCAAAAACTCGGTGAAACTCTGGAAGAAAAAAACAGAACCCATACGGAACTCTTGAATCTGAAAGAATACCAAAAATACGAATTGGAATTGCAGGTAAAACTCCGCACGGAAGAATACGAGATCGCCAAACAACTAGCAGAAACCGCGAACAAAGCAAAGTCTCAATTTTTAGCAACAATGAGTCACGAAATCAGAACTCCCATGAATGGAATTTTGGGAATCACGGAACTTTTGAAAATGACAAATGTTTCGGAGGATCAAACACAATATCTGAAAATGATTCAGGACAGTGGACAGTCTCTTTTGACTATATTGAACGACATTTTGGATTATTCCAAACTGGAAGCGGGGAAAATAGAATTATTAGAATCCGATTTTTCCTGGAAAATTCTTCTCGAACTTGCGGAAGGAATTTTTAAGCACCAAGCAGAACAGAAACAACTTCGATTTGAAGTCAGCTTTGATCCAGATTTTATATTTTTAGCACATGGCGATGAAAACAGAATCAAACAAGTGTTATTTAACCTTATCTCCAATGCGGTTAAATTTACGGAATCTGGAGAAATCAAAATCCTTCTCTCTTCCAAAAAGGAAGAAGTAGGAAACAGGATTCAATACAAAGTATCAATAACGGATACAGGAATAGGAATCCCAGAAGAGAAAATGGGTTCCTTGTTTCAAAGATTCACACAGTTGGATTCAAGTATTTCCCGTAAGTACGGAGGAACGGGACTCGGTCTTGCCATCTCTAAAAAACTAATGGATGTGATGGGAGGAGAATTAAAAGTTAAAAGGAATTTTCCCAATGGTTCCTGTTTTGAAATTGAACTCAAACTTCTTCCCAACCAAATGTCCCGAGTCATAAGATCCGAAGATTCGGTGGATCTCTCTAGACTACCATCTAACACAAATGTGCTGATTGCGGAAGATGATCCTACCAACCTGTTTCTACTTTCCAGTTTTTTGAAAAAATTAAAAGTCCGCCATGATGTGGCGAAAGACGGTTGGGAAGCGGTAACAAAGGCCCAAACAAACGAATTCCATCTGATTTTTATGGACATCAATATGCCCAATCTGGATGGCATCGGGGCATCGGAAGAGATTTTGAAAGACGAACGGATTTTTCCCAAACCAATCATCATTGCAGTTACAGCGGACGCCTTCCAGGATGATCAAGACAAGTGCATTCGCGCAGGAATGTCTTCGTTTTTGCCGAAACCGTTCCAAAAAAGAGAAATAGAACAAGCATTATACGAATGGCTGATTGAGAGAAAAACCGGTATTTAA
- a CDS encoding tetratricopeptide repeat protein → MTPIKIYVLTVFLLVGLEIPLNSEPLSETNQKAIDAFYQKNWSQAEKWFKESLKKNPNDPYANYNLACVYTILLSQCENLTEEQDVFQLLQNAATYKKTYKRLMLKDKDLSLLRNTYRLNEIAGLTPKEIFTNLIWYGPSPGAYGSISEIKFDANGTFELSLVAFRESDGTLEKPKYSGKYQWISEKVIQLEFQKLPSSFPNQTKKRQARWNKNTLEIDGFDYQFQDSPDRCSA, encoded by the coding sequence ATGACTCCCATTAAAATTTATGTACTCACAGTTTTTCTTTTGGTTGGATTGGAAATTCCACTAAATTCAGAACCATTATCGGAGACTAACCAAAAAGCCATTGATGCCTTTTACCAGAAAAATTGGTCTCAGGCCGAAAAGTGGTTCAAAGAAAGTTTAAAGAAAAATCCAAATGACCCATACGCAAACTATAACTTGGCCTGCGTTTACACCATTCTACTCAGTCAATGCGAGAATTTGACAGAAGAACAAGACGTTTTTCAGTTATTGCAAAATGCAGCCACATATAAAAAAACTTACAAACGTTTGATGCTGAAAGATAAAGATCTTTCCTTACTTCGTAATACATACCGATTGAATGAAATTGCAGGTTTAACTCCGAAAGAGATCTTTACAAATTTGATTTGGTATGGTCCAAGTCCAGGCGCTTATGGGTCAATATCGGAAATCAAGTTTGATGCCAATGGTACCTTTGAACTCTCTTTGGTTGCATTTCGGGAAAGTGACGGTACACTGGAAAAACCAAAGTATAGTGGAAAGTATCAATGGATTTCCGAAAAAGTCATTCAATTAGAATTTCAAAAACTCCCTTCCTCGTTTCCTAACCAAACAAAAAAGAGGCAAGCCCGTTGGAACAAAAATACCCTAGAAATCGATGGCTTTGACTATCAATTTCAGGATTCACCCGACCGCTGCTCCGCATAG